A window of Argopecten irradians isolate NY chromosome 1, Ai_NY, whole genome shotgun sequence contains these coding sequences:
- the LOC138327279 gene encoding prion-like-(Q/N-rich) domain-bearing protein 25 isoform X1 — translation MRTTAPLRVCTHIVMAVLLYNWGCKAAVSTSCSYFGDCAVRQVCDGSTCICDTQHYQSGVNCLITYQYGGYLSKSGLNPGLASPTSPSNACKDSSVCIGGVCTCINGYYDSDGPLAYNGICTALIALSGTCTSGLGVTQCQTNGADCATDNRCRCNQGTFDSNGFGTAGGTCVSVNFLKATLSGFHNDGTTSVTIHWSAPATYSGQVSRYDVVWAEAGGGTRTGTTATSLQVTGLQSATTYNFYIKSIESGSWTADQEVTSESSILVTTKSLLGDTCTAGNCADPNAVCSNTKCVCKSGYYDNDGDTTNVGGTCTARLNPGVTCPVSPTNACKDKSVCTNGFCTCNYGYYDSDCSAPANSGTCMERLNPGVTCPVSPTNACKDNSQCIGNKCTCDNGYYDSDGPSANNGICTLTLPGDACKDNSICINGFCICNTGYYDSDGPSANNGICTTSKS, via the exons ATGAGAACCACTGCCCCACTACGTGTGTGTACACACATTGTAATG GCAGTTTTGTTGTACAATTGGGGGTGTAAGGCAGCTGTTAGCACTTCCTGCAGTTATTTCGGTGACTGTGCTGTTCGGCAAGTTTGCGATGGCTCGACATGTATTTGTGACACACAGCACTACCAGAGTGGAGTAAATTGTCTAATAA CATACCAGTACGGCGGTtatctttctaaatcaggactCAACCCAGGATTAGCAAGTCCAACATCACCATCAAACGCCTGTAAGGACAGCTCTGTGTGTattggtggtgtgtgtacctgtatCAATGGTTACTATGACAGTGATGGTCCATTAGCCTATAACGGAATATGTACTGCAC TGATTGCATTAAGCGGGACCTGTACTAGTGGTTTAGGTGTTACCCAGTGTCAGACGAATGGAGCTGATTGTGCCACTGACAACAGATGTAGATGTAACCAAGGAACATTTGATAGTAACGGGTTTGGTACAGCTGGTGGTACCTGTGTGAGCG TAAATTTTCTTAAAGCAACACTCTCAGGCTTCCATAATGATGGAACCACCTCTGTGACTATACACTGGTCAGCTCCGGCCACCTATAGTGGTCAGGTCAGTAGGTATGATGTGGTATGGGCTGAGGCTGGTGGTGGTACCCGGACTGGTACTACAGCTACATCTCTACAGGTGACAGGACTACAGTCAGCCACAACGTACAACTTCTATATAAAGTCAATAGAATCTGGAAGTTGGACAGCAGATCAAGAAGTAACATCAGAATCTTCAATATTAGTTACAACAA AAAGTCTACTAGGTGACACTTGTACTGCTGGTAATTGTGCTGACCCCAATGCTGTCTGTAGTAATACTAAATGTGTGTGTAAATCTGGTTACTATGACAATGATGGAGATACTACCAATGTCGGAGGAACATGTACTGCTA GACTAAATCCAGGAGTAACATGTCCAGTGTCACCTACAAACGCATGTAAGGACAAATCTGTGTGTACCAATGGTTTTTGTACCTGTAACTATGGTTACTATGACAGTGATTGTTCAGCACCAGCCAACAGTGGGACGTGTATGGAAA GACTAAATCCTGGAGTAACATGTCCAGTATCACCTACAAACGCATGTAAGGACAACTCACAGTGTATCGGTAATAAGTGTACCTGTGACAATGGCTACTATGACAGTGATGGTCCGTCAGCCAATAACGGGATATGTACTCTAA